AGCACGCATCCGTTGCCCAAGAGACAAGGTACGAACAGGGTCTTTGATAAAATCTTGCAGCTCCAAGACTTCGTTGAGAAAATCCATTCGCTTTTGAAATTGTTTTTCTGGGACATCATAGATTTCTTTGAGCACACTGTAAGTTTCTTGAAGGGCTAAATCCCACCAGAGTTGAGTGCGCTGACCAAAAACAACACCAATTTCTTTAACGTATTCGGTGCGATTTTCTTGAGGAATTTTGCCATTAATGCGGCAAGTCCCCGAAGTTGGTGTAAGGATTCCTGTTAACATCTTAATTGTGGTGGATTTTCCTGCACCATTTGCTCCTATAAAGCCCATAATTTCACCTTTTGGAACTTCAAAACTCAAATCTTTCACCGCTTCAAAAACTTCATATTCGGGCTTGAAAAGGGATTTGACAGAACCGACTAATCCCGCTTGTTTAATTGTTTTTTTAAAATTTTTTTGGAGGTGTTCAACACTTATCATTTCCATCATTTGCTCCTTAAGATCGGTTTTGACAATTATGTCAAAACCTGACATACGTAGTATATCAGGTTTTGTAACCGCAATCAAATTATTTTAAGATCAATTAAAGTTATTTAGATTTACGTCAGCATTTTCTCTAATTAACTTGATTCGCACGTGATTTCGTCAGTATTTTCTCTAACAAATAAAAAAACAGCCTCTTAATGACTGCTTCTTTCACACTGATTTTCTTGCATTTTCAAGCAATATTGCCAATCGAGCACCCGTAAATCATTAAATCGTGCTTGCCATTTGGCAACCTTAGCCTCATAAAGTGCTTGATGATTGTCCATCTGAAGAATTGGGCGGATGGTTTTAGTAAAAATATCTTTCAGTCCATAAGGGGCAAAAAGTTTGATTTCCTTAGAATTTCCGGTAATTCCAACCGCATGAACTGTTGCTATCCAACGTTCTATTGCATTTTCGCTATCTTGGTAAGGGACTTTTGAGCCGCCATGCCAAAGGTGCATGAAAGCTTCGTTGTGGACATCAAAAAGATAAGGAAATTTTTCTGACAAATTTTTTTCCAGTAATTTATCCTTGTTTTTGGCCGCTTCCAAACTCATTTCGGCATCAAAATAAATCAAATCAATATCGTGAACTCCCGTCATCGCTGGTTTTTCATCCATGATATTCCAAACCGTCTGAAAAATACAACCCGCCGCAAGATACCAATTTTTGAGTTGAAGTTGAGCAACGCTGTCTAAAATTTGCATCAATTCTTGATTTTCTTTGAGCAAAGCAATGAATTTCTCCTCATTTTTCATCTTTTTGCCCTTTATTTGAAAATCAAATGGAAAATTTTAGGAAGAAAAATGAATAATCCAGTAATGACAGCAAAAGCAGAAATCATCAGAACCGCACCTGCTGCCATATCCTTAGCGCGTTTTGCGCGCATATGAAACTGATAATCCGCAGCCAAGTCAACCACATTTTCAATAGCCGAATTGAATAATTCGCCCATAAAAACAAGAAAAATAGACAGCAACAAAAAGAGCCACTCAAATTCCGAAATTTGAAAAACTAACCCAGCAATAACGGCCAGCAAAGCGGACAAGGCGTGTTTGCGCATATTTCGCTCTTGCTGAAAAGCTGTGACAATTCCCGAAAGCGCAAACTCAAAACTCGAAATAAAATTCGCATTTTTCCAACGATCCCGCTCGTTTTTAATCGGCGTTTTTCCCTTGCCAAAGTCTTTCTTTTTAAAAACTTTAAAATCTTTATCGTGTGAGTCCATAGGCGGTCAAAATCTCCTCTTGCAAGCCAAACATCTCCGCTTCTTCTTCTGGCGTATAGTGGTCATAACCATTGATATGCAAGAAGCCATGCACTGCAAGCCAGCCATACTCCCGCTCAATAGAGTGGCCATAGTCAGCGGCCTGTTCAGCAGCTTTGTCAATCGAAATAAACAATTCACCAATAAATGGATCCATTTCTGCCAACAATTCTTCAGGAACTTCCATCTCTTCGTCAAAGAAAAATTCTGAATCATCGGGTTTGTATTCTAATGAAATCACATCCGTTGGTCGATCCGTTTGGCGATATTCCAAATTTAACTCGTGTGAGCGCGCATTATCTACAAAAGTCACTGCCATTTCCGTGGCTTCTTTGAGTTGCAATTTTTGAGCCGCAAAAGCCAAAAGCTCTTCCGTTTGCTTCATGATTTCTGCGGGCAACTTTCCTGTTTCATCAACTAATTCTACGTACATTTGTTTTCCTTTATTTTCTGACTGACTGTTTTCGTCAGCATTTTCTCTGCTTGTTTTTACACAAAAATAATTACGTCAGCATTTTCTCTGTCTATTTTCACACAAAAATAGTTGCGTCAGCATTTTTTCGCCAACATTTCCTGAGCAAAATGCAAAATTGGCCCCCGTGTAGCTTGCGAAATTTCATCAGGTAATTCATCAAAGGCAAACCAGCGACAATCCACAACTTCAGCTTGCTCTAGTACCATCTCTCCTGAAAAATCTTTGCAAATAAAGACGGTGTCAACAATATGCACCTCGTCACCATTCGGATAAAAGAAATGCTGATCAGGCCCTGAGGCAACAGTGTAAAGCGTCATTTTATCCGCTGTCAAACCGACCTCTTCAAACAATTCCCGTTTTGCCGCCTCTTCCACACGTTCATTCGGCTCAACAGAACCCCCATGATAGCACCAAGTCCCATTGTCTGCCCGCTTTTGCAACAAAATTCCACGCTGTTCATCGTAAATAATCACACTGGCGCAAGCAATTACCATTGGCACATGACCAATTTTTTCCCGCAAACCCATGACATAACCCTCAGCCATTTTCATCTCCTTTTTCATGACAAACCGCTTCAATCAAATGCCCATCTGGGTCAAACAAGTAGCACGCATAATAATTTGCCTCCTGTTGCGCTGGCGCAGAATGTAATCTAGCACCCAACTCAACTCCAACTTGCCAAAATTCCTCGACTTGTGCGCGCGAATTTGCCATGAATGCAAAGTGAATCCGTTTCACCTTGCCTTCTCCCAACCAAATATAATTTTTTTCATCGCCAAAAATAGCCCCGAACGCATCTTGCGAGCGCAAAGCAATCTCAAGCGGTGCCAAAATTTCCTTGTAAAACTCAATCGAACGCGATAAATCCCTGACCCTGACATCTAAATGATCAAGCATTTTCCGCTTTAGCCTCATAAGCTTTAATAATCTCAGCCACCACAGGATGGCGTACCACATCTTTCGCCGTGAAATAAACAAAGTCAATTGATTTGAGTGGACTCAGCTTTTCTCGTGCGTCAACCAGACCAGATTTTACTTTGTTTGGCAAATCGATTTGCGAAATATCACCATTGACAATCATTTTCGAATTAAAACCTAAGCGCGTCAAAAACATTTTCATCTGCATCGTTGTCGTATTCTGCGCCTCGTCCAGGATGACAAAAGCATCGTCAAGCGTTCGACCACGCATATAAGCCAGCGGCGCAATTTCAATAATCCCCCGCTCCATCATTCGCTCAGTCGCCGTCTTGCCCAAAATTTGAAACAAGGCATCATAAACCGGACGCAAATAAGGATCAACCTTTTCTTGCAAATCCCCTGGCAAGAATCCCAAACTTTCACCCGCTTCAACCGCAGGTCGCGTCAAAATAATTCGCTTAACCACACCATTTCGCAAAGCCTGTACCGCCATCACCACCGCAAGGAACGTTTTACCCGTCCCTGCCGGCCCAATACCAAAGACGATATCATGATGCTTGACCGAGTCTACATAAGTTTTTTGCACAAGATTTTTCAGCCGGATTGGCTTACCCAGTGCATCTTTGGTTAATTCAATCTCATAAAGTGCCGTAAAATTCTCAATATCATCATTTAACACCATTTTTATAGCAATAATAACATCAGAAGTATGAACAGGGACTCCTCGCCCCACCAAAACTTGTAAAGCCTGCAAGGCCTTACGCGCCTTTTGTGCTGTTGCTTCATCTTCCGCAAAAATCTGTACCATTTCGCCTCGGTAATTTACCTCAACACCAAGTTGCGTCTCAATTAATTTCAAGTACTTATCTTGAACACCAAAAATAAGACTGGCATCTTCAGGATTTTCTAATTTAAACTCAAGTGAACTTTTATTCAAATAAATGATCTCCATCTAACTTGTTTTTCTACATTATATCACATTTCAAATTTTAAGATAAATCTCATCTCCCTCTGAGCTCATTTTTATAAATAATCTCCTATATGTTAAAGAAAAAACAAAAAAGCCTGTCAAAGACAGACTTCAAAATTCTTATTTAGCCACTACTGGATAAACAGATACGTGTTTTTTACCACGTTTCATTTCGAATTTAACAGTTCCTTCGATTTTAGCGAAGAGAGTATCGTCGCCACCACGGCCAACGTTAGTACCTGGATGGATATGTGTACCACGTTGACGGAAAAGGATTGAACCGCCGCTTACAAGTTCACCGTCAGATGCTTTAGCACCGAGACGTTTAGCTTGTGAGTCACGTCCATTGGAAGTAGAACCCCCACCTTTTTTGTGGGCGAAGAGTTGCAGATTAAGTTCAAGCATGTTATTGCCCTCCATTTTCAAATTTAAGTGTAATGTACTGACCATAATTTTTCTCAACAGCTTTCATCGCATTTGCGAAAGCTTCGAGTAAAACTTGAGCCAATACGCCTTGTTTTTCAGGTGTGCTCAAAGGGATTTCAACATATAAATAGCCATCTTCCATCTGGGTTACAGGTTTAATGCTTGCCATATCGTAGATGTTATTTGCCGTTGTAATCGATAGAACGCTGACTGCCGCACAGACCACATCGTGTCCATACTCACCAGATTCAGCATGTCCTGAGATTTCATAAGAAACAATTTTGTCTCTTTTTGTCCTGATACAAGCTTCAATCATAATTAAGCGTTAACTGATTTGATAACAACTTTAGTGTAAGGTTGACGGTGACCTTGTTTACGGTGTGAATGTTTTTTAGGTTTGTATTGGAAAGTAACAACTTTCTTTTGCTTACCATGTTTTTCAACTTCACCAACAACAGTTGCGCCTTCAACGAGCGGTGCACCAACTTTAGTTGTTTCACCTCCGACGAAAATAACTTCATCGAAAGTAACGGTTTGACCAGCTTCAACATTGAGTTTTTCAACGTAGATTACTGAACCTTCTTCAACTTTAACTTGTTTACCACCAGTTTTGATGATTGCATAGTTTGACATTGTGATTCCTCCTTGTTAGATTTCATCGCTTTAAAGTCAAGCGATTGTTAGACTCGCCTCAGTTCGTGGGCTTGCGCCACTTTTACGAAAATTCGTGCGGTTGCACTTTATGAGATTTCACAAAGACAACTCCATAATTATATCACTCCTTCAGCATTATTTCAAGTCTTACCTTCCAAAAGTGTCACTTTTTTTCAAGATTTTCTTCATTGATCTCTTTTCCGACTTGATAAATCTTACGATTATTCCACAAAAGATTGATTAACGTATTAACTAAAAGCAATAACCATGCAAAACACAGACTAAAAGAAAGAATTTCAAAGGCTGTTAAAGTCAGGTAATGAATTGGATGCCACAAGATATAAGAAATCAAGATGAGTGCGACAATCAGATAGGACATTCGATAAAGATTACGGCCAGCTCTTGGCAAAAACCAGCGGATACCCAAGATTGAGATTGCCATAAAGAGGACAATTAATTGTGCAACCACATCATGGGCAATATGCATCCAACCACTATTGTTAGGAATTAAGCCCACCAAACCAATAGAAACTGCGCACAAGGTTAATAAGACTTGAAGGATGTTTTGACGCAAATGACTACCAATTTTTTGCCTCAATGAGACAAAAATATAATCAACCAAAGCTGCAAATAAAGCTGCCGAAACAATTAAAGTCAAGTTAAATTGCCAACTGGAATCAGAAGCTTGCGTACCTAACAAGCTAAAATTACGCTGCCACCAGTACTGGTTCCCATTCGTCGCCATACTTGACACAAATCCACCAATTGAGACGACTAAGAGCATATTAACCATAACATTTATCGAGAAGGTATCAACGACAAAAATCATGACATAGTTGATAATTCCTGAAAAAATCGCAAAAAGAAAAGTTGAAGTGAATAATCCGAAGCTTACTCCATAAAAAATTTGTCCCAAAAACCAAAAAAGTCCCATTGTTGCAAGGATGACAATCAATAAAACCGACACCGTCACTGTTGCAAAAGTTCTCCAGTAAATCCGTTGAGTCATTTGCCGATAAAAGGTTTTTCTCCGAGCAAAGTAAGCACTAATAAAAGTCAGCATCCCTAGAGCATTCGCAATAGTAATCACCGCTGTTGCCAAGGACTGATTACCCGATAAGGGAATCGCGTCTGGATGAGCAAAAAAGAAGGCAAACCCAAAGAAAATCAAAACCGAAATCAAAGTAGGAATGATAAACCAAGTTGCTGCTGTATCCGATTTTTCTGTATTGATTTTTCGCAAGGTAAAACTATCCTCAGCCAAATCAATCACTTCTATTTCTTCATTTTCTTTGAGTTGAAGCCTATCGTACAATTCTTTAGGTAAATAAATTTTACTCATTTGTCTCCTTCTTCATCTGTCCAGTCAATACGTAGGTGGTAGTCACCAATTTTCAAACCTTGTTGAGCAAGCTGGTAACTAATCTTGATTTTTTGTTGTTCAGGATCAATGCTTAGTGTCTGAGTTGAAAGAGAAAGTTCTCCTAAACCTTCGTAGTTGGTTACACTTGGATTTTCAGGGTGAAAATGCATTTTTACTGGCGGTGTGGAAAAACGGGTCATGGTGAGTGCCTGCTCATCGAATTTCAAAAGAATTTTTTCTCCAGTGGCATTTTGATACCTGAGCATAGTCGCTGAATTTCCTTTTTTTAATTCAACAGGATAACTTTCTTTGATCAATTCTTCTTGATGATCAATTTTTATTCGGTTTCTAATCGTTATTTTCATAAGCATATTTTACTACATTTTAAGAAATAATAAAAATATCGTACCAAGCTCTCTAGCTTAAGTAATAATAAGCCTCTGCATTTTAGCGTAAAATAAGGTATAATATAAAGAAATAAGGCTGAATTTGTTTGCTTGATTACTCCGTGTTTTTAAGTCCTTTTTAGCTAAAAAGGAGGTTTGCTTTGGAAAAAGTCTTTCGTGACCCGGTACACGACTATATTACCGTAACAGATTCTGTAATTTCAGAATTGATTGATACGGCTGAGTTTCAGAGGTTGAGAAGAATTAAGCAACTTGGAACTTCTAGCTTTACTTTTCATGGGGCTGAGCATACCCGCTTTTCACATTGTCTGGGCGTCTACCATATCGCAAGACGGATTACTGATTATTTTAGTCTGACTTTTCCTTTGGAATGGAATCCTGACGAAAATTTATTGACTCAATGTGCTGCTCTCTTGCATGATGTCGGTCACGGAGCCTACTCGCATACTTTTGAGGGCTTATTTGATACCGATCATGAGGCGATGACAAGAGAAATTATCACTTCTTCCTATACGGAAATCAATGCCGTTTTACGTAAAGTAGCTCCTGATTTTCCTGAAAAAGTAGCCTCTGTCATCTCGCACAAATATCCTAATCCGCAGGTTGTACAGTTGATTTCCAGTCAAATTGATGCTGACCGTATGGATTATTTATTGAGGGATGCTTATTTTACAGGAGCTGTGTATGGGCAATTTGATTTGACTTGGATTTTACGCGTTATTGTCCCTACGGAAAACGGAATTGCTTTTAAATATTCAGGGATGCACGCTGTTGAAGATTATATCGTAAGCCGTTATCAGATGTATATGCAAGTTTATTTTCATGCTGCTTCACGTTCTATGGAAGTCCTTCTCCAAAAGCTTTTGGCTCGTGCAAAAGTGCTCTATATTCAAAATCCTGATTATTTTGTTTTAAATAGTCCCTGTCTCGTTCCTTTTTTTGAACAAAAAGCTAATTTGCAGAATTATTTGCGACTGGACGATGGGGTAATGAACACTTATTTTCAAGCGTGGATGAATCATCCTGATTCGATTTTATCTGATTTGGCGACGGCTTACATCAATCGTCATTTGTTAAAGTCGATTAAGTTTGATCGAGACAAGGTGGGTGCTGAACAGTTGACCGTTTTGGCAGATTTGGTGGAAGCTGCTGGTTTTGATCCAGAGTATTATACGGGGATTCACAGCAACTATGATTTACCTTATGATTTTTATCGCCCAAGCTCGGAACGCCCTCGAACTGAAATCAAAATTTTACAAAACAATGGTTCATTGACCGAATTGTCCGCAATCTCGCCGTTGATTAAAAGTTTGACGGGTACGATTCATGGAAATAGTCGCTTTTATTTTCCAAAAATAATGTTGGAAAATCCTGATTTTAGTAAGCATATTGTGAATGATAGCTTTGTTGCTGAGGTGACAACGACGACTAAGAAGACTTCTGAGCAAGACAGCCAGCAACTTTTGCTTGATGAAACCATCAATAATGAACCTCTGGTCTGAGCTATCATTTGAAAAATAAAAAAGAACATTATTAGAAAGAGAAAACTATGATTAAACTTGTTGCTATTGACCTTGACGGAACTTTACTTGACCCTAATCGTCAGATTACACAGGAGGTCAAAACAGCGGTGGCTAAGGCTAAAGCTGTCGGTGTGAAGATCGTAATTACTACTGGGCGCCCTCTACCTGGCGTGATTGATATCCTTAAAGCACTTGATTTAACTGATCAAAGCGATTATGTAATTACTTATAATGGCGCGTTGGTTCAAAGAGCAACGGGCGAAGAATTTATCAAGGAAACCTTGAGTGCAGAGGATTGGCTTGATTTAGACGCCGCAGCCCGTAAAATTGGTTTGCCAATTCACGCTATTACTCGCGAAGGAATTTATACGTCTAATCGTGATTTGGGTAAATATACGGTTCAAGAAGCTCAAATGGTTAAAATGCCACTTTATTTCCGCCAACCTGAAGAAATTGCAGCGTTAGAAATTGCCAAAGTAATGATGGTTGATGAACAAGAGGCGCTTGACGATGGGATTGCTTACTTACCTTTTGAGTTTTTTGAGCGTTATAACATGGTCAAATCAACGCCTTACTATCTTGAATTTATGAATAAAAAAGCCAGCAAGGGCTCTGCTGTTAAACATTTGGCTGAAAAACTTTACCTAGATATGGATGAGGTCATGGCAATCGGTGATGAGGAAAATGACCGTGCAATGCTTGAGGTCGTTGGAAATCCTGTTGTGATGGAAAATGGTAAGGCTGAATTGAAAAAAATCGCCAAATATATCACAAAATCTAATGCTGAATCTGGTGTTGCCCACGCTATCAATGAATGGGTTCTTAAAGATTACGAACTTTAAGAAAACAATTGTAAACATAACAGATGACCCTTTGCTTTGAAAATGTTATAATCAGGTTATAGATAAGATTGACATTTTCTTACATAAGCGGAGGTATAAAATGAAAATTACATTTGATGAAAAAACAGCTGAAAAAATCAAAGCTTTCGGCGATGTAGATTTGGTCTTTGATTTTGATCACAGTTTGAGCGAAAAGCTTGAGGCAGTGGATGCTTGCGCAGGCGGAATTTCACGTTATCGGATTGTTGCCGTGGACAAGGGGACTGTTCCTGATGTTTTTGACGCTACGATTGATTCAGAATTTGGACCGATTTACTATAAAGCTTATGGGACTTACTTCTTCCAAGATGAAATGTCCACAGTGATTAACCCTTCTTACAACTTGATTGAGTTGCGAAGCACGGCTGAATTGCTCAGTTCAAATCTCTTGATTGTTGATTTTCGAGATAAAAAAACAGTTGTCGCTTAGGCAACATTTTCTAAATGAAAAAGACCTGATGGTCTTTTTTTAAATATCATAAAAGGGGTTGGTTGCTGCTTGGCTCTCAAAAATGGTCAAACTTGGCGCAAAGTCGCGAAGTTTATTGGCCACAAGCGGAATAAATGCTTGTTCAATATAGTGGCCTGGGTCAATCCCTACAAGCCCTGCCGAGAGCATATCATGACCAACGTGGTAATAAATATCTCCAGTAAGATAGGCGTCGGCGCCTTTTTCTACGGCCTTTTCCCAAAATTTGCCGCCCGATCCTCCACAAAGAGCTAGACGAGAAATTTTTTGATTCAAATCGTGTTCATAGGTCACCAAACGCAGGTGTTTTAAACCAAAGACCTGTTTGACTTGCTCACTCAACGCTAGAAGGCTGGTTGGCGCAAGATTTCCAATCCGCCCCACTCCTTCATCGTCATCTAAAATTTCAACATCACTTAGATTGAAAAGTTGACAAAAATAATCATTTAACCCACCGTTTACTACATCAATATTGGTATGACTGGTATAGACAGCAATCCCTGCGGCAGCTAAATCAAGAACTAATTTTTGTTGCTTATCTAAGCTTGTCAACGCGCTCAATGGACGAAAAATCAGGGGATGTTTCGCGATAATTAACTCAACACCCAATGCTTTCGCTTCTTGGACGGTCTGCTCTCGAATATCCAAAGTGACCAAAACTTTGGATAAGTTTTGGTGAGGATTGCCGACTTGCAAACCGACAGGATCTCCAGCTACGGCCAATTCTTTAGGACAAAATGTTTCATATTTTGCTAACAGTTCACTAATTTTCACTGGATAGCCTCCGTAATTTCGCTGATTTGCTGGAGAATTTGCTGACGCTTTTCTTTTTGCTCTTCTGGCAAACGTTCTAAAATTTTATGTAAGGTCGTTAGTTCTTTTTGCCATTTTTGCTGGAAAACTTCTGATTTTTCTTCTGACAAGATGGGGCCAAACATGAGAGATTTTGCTGACGGAACAGAGATTTTGCTGACGGAAATTTCTGAGGGCTCTGCAACGATAATTTCGTAAAATTTTCCAGCTTCTAGCAAGATTGCTTCATTTTTAATCATAAAGTGATGATCAAAAAGCCACTGACGTAAGCTATCCTCGTGATTATTTGGTTGCAAAATCAGCCGTTTTACTGGCGCTAATTTTTCCTGACCAGCATCAAGGATTTCCGAAATCAAAATTCCACCCATGCCAGCAATCACGATGGTATCAATCTGATCCGTCAGCTCAATTGCTGCTAGACCGCTGGCTAGTCTGACTTCAATCTGCTGCTGTAAATTCATTTCATTGACCTGATTTTGAGCAATTTCAAAGGGGCCTTTGACCACTTCGCCAGCAAGAGCAAAATTAATCTGCCCGCTCTGCACCAAATAAGTCGGTAAATAAGCATGGTCAGAGCCAATATCTGCAACTCTTGCCTGAGGAGCCACAAAACCTGCGACCATTTTCAAACGTTTCGAAAGTTTAATTTCATTCATTTTTTAAGTAGTTCTTTCCAAATTTACAATAATCAAGCACAGGACAGGCTGCACATTTCGGCTTTTTTGCGGTACAGTGGTAGCGGCCAAAGAAAATCAAATGATGGTGAGCTTGGATCCATTTTTCCTCGGGAATCATTTTCATCAATTTTTCTTCCACTTCTAAAACCGTGGCTTTTTGAGCAACAATATCCAAGCGCTTGGACACTCGCTCAACGTGGGTGTCTACAGCAATCCCTGGAATTCCGTAAGCTTCTGCCAATACAACATTGGCTGTCTTGCGCCCCACTCCGGGCAAGGTTTGTAATAATTTTTTATCTCTTGGTAAGTCAGGTAAGTCATCTTTAAACTCAGTGGTCAAAAGTTGTGCCGTCCGCAAGATGTTTTTGGCCTTCGTTTTGTAGAGTCCAATTGTCCTAATCAAGTTTTCGATGGCCACAAGGTCAGCTTGAGCCATTGCTTGTGCATCTGGAAATTCAGCGAACAAGGCAGGTGTCGCTTTGTTGACCCCTTTATCTGTGGCTTGCGCGGATAAAATCGTGGCCACGAGCAGCTGAAAAGGCGTTTCCCAATTGAGTTCGCCATGGGCTTGGGGAAACATTTCTTCAATAATTGTTAAAACTTCAAGATATTTTTTCTTACTTAACATAATTTTTATTCTGTTATCTAGCTATTCCAAGGGCCGTCTAAAGGGATATAGAAATCTTGTTGAGGCTGATTTTTCTTAGCTTCTTGTCGTTCTGATTGCCGTTCTTCAACAGCTTGGAGCGATTGAATCCCTTCATTTTTCCAATTGCGTAAGATGGCTTTGATATAATTAAGTGAAACCTTTCGATTGAGCACAGCTTCCCGGAGAGCCTGTTTGATAAGATTCATTTCATAATGATCTTCAAAAAGCCACGCACGTAGCTCTTCAAGTTGCACAGGTGAAATCATCCCCATTTCCGCTTCAAAAATGCTGACAAGCTCTTTGAGTTGCCCTTCACCTTCTTGATTTTTTTCTTCTGAAAGTGGCTGACTTTGCTGAGTTGAATGTGTCAATTCATCTAAGCGTTTGAACACAGGGCTGATGTCAAAAAAGGTTTCTGTTTCTCCGTCAATCTCAATCAACGTTACCTTCATTGCCCCAAATTTTGCCAAATGATCAATTGCTTGGTTGACTTCAGTTAGATTTTTTCCTGTCCGTGTCGCAATTTCACTTGGTGCAATTTCTCGATTTTCAAAAAAATAAAGCCACACTAAAAAATCAAAAGCCGAGGGAAAAAGTTGGCTAAAATGCGCCAAAATTAAACTGGGCAAAACCAAATGTCCTTTGCTATATTCATCGTAATAATCCATAAACCCATTATAACAAATCCACCGCAATTTTGCTGTGGAAAATTGTCTAAACTTGCTCCTCAAGACAACAAAAAAGCGCCGTAGCGCCTTTTATTTTTGTGTGTAGACAATTTTTCCATTGCAAATCGTGTATTTGACTTGACCGCGTACTTTTTGATTGATAAAAGGCGAATTTGTCGCTTTAGAATCAAATGTCTCTGCCACTTGATAATCATTTTCGCTATCAAATAAAACAATGTCCGCAGGACCATTTTCAGCCAAATAACCCGCATCAAACTGATAAAGATCCGCTGGATTAGTCGTCATTTTTTGCAATAACTCCATCAAAGTCAGATGTTTGGGTGCGACCAGATGCGTCAAACCAAGTTGTAATGAGGTTTCCAAACCAATCATTCCAGAAGGAGCTTGTTGGAGAGCGACAGCCTTTTCTTCATGAGTATGTGGGGCATGATCGGTTGCGATGATATCAATCGTTCCGTCTTGAAGTCCCAAAATGATTTTCTCAATATCTGTTTGCCGGCGTAAAGGCGGATTGAGTTTGGCGTTTGTCCCTTGCTCTAATACGGCTTGTTCAGTGATTGAAAAATGCTGAGGAGTTACTTCTCCAGTAATTTTCGCTCCCAATTTTTTAGCAAAGCGGACAAGTTCGACTGATTCGCCCGCTGACAAATGTTGCAAATGCAAACGCGCGCCTGTTTCATAAGCAATCATAGCATCTCGCGCAAGCATACTGTACTCTGATACAGTTGGCGCGCCTGTAAAGCCACATTGATGCGCCACTTCACCATCATTAACACCCAAAGTGCCGATAAGATTAGGATCCTCTTCATGAATCGATAAGAGACTATTGGTTTTTAGAGCTTTTTGCAGCGCTTGCCGCAAAACTCCAGCATTTGTCAAGGGAATCCCATCATCAGAAAATCCTACCGCCCCTGCTTCCAAAAGGGCTTCAAAGTCAGTCAAATTGCTCCCGTCAAACGCCTGAGTAATTGAACCCACCGCCTTGATGTGAATCGCCTCTTTTTGAGCTAACGCCAACGTTTCTTTAAGCACACCAGCTTCTGACAGGATTGGTTGAGTGTTGGCCATCATCACCACCGTAGTAAAACCGCCTGCTGCTGCTGCTTTGGCCCCTGTATGAATCGTTTCTTTGTGTGTCTGCCCAGGTTCACGGAAATGGACGTGGACATCAA
The DNA window shown above is from Lactococcus sp. S-13 and carries:
- a CDS encoding ABC transporter ATP-binding protein is translated as MEMISVEHLQKNFKKTIKQAGLVGSVKSLFKPEYEVFEAVKDLSFEVPKGEIMGFIGANGAGKSTTIKMLTGILTPTSGTCRINGKIPQENRTEYVKEIGVVFGQRTQLWWDLALQETYSVLKEIYDVPEKQFQKRMDFLNEVLELQDFIKDPVRTLSLGQRMRADIAASLLHSPKVLFLDEPTIGLDVAVKDNIRKAITQINQEEETTIILTTHDLSDIELLCKRIYMIDKGEKIFDGSVQALKQEFGKIHELNFVLSRAMEVDFSKFPDLEIEKNGLALRIRFDATKYSVPALLQHTMNQAPIQDISVKDADIEEIIRRFFRKEI
- a CDS encoding nucleotidyltransferase family protein, translating into MKNEEKFIALLKENQELMQILDSVAQLQLKNWYLAAGCIFQTVWNIMDEKPAMTGVHDIDLIYFDAEMSLEAAKNKDKLLEKNLSEKFPYLFDVHNEAFMHLWHGGSKVPYQDSENAIERWIATVHAVGITGNSKEIKLFAPYGLKDIFTKTIRPILQMDNHQALYEAKVAKWQARFNDLRVLDWQYCLKMQENQCERSSH
- a CDS encoding diacylglycerol kinase family protein, whose protein sequence is MDSHDKDFKVFKKKDFGKGKTPIKNERDRWKNANFISSFEFALSGIVTAFQQERNMRKHALSALLAVIAGLVFQISEFEWLFLLLSIFLVFMGELFNSAIENVVDLAADYQFHMRAKRAKDMAAGAVLMISAFAVITGLFIFLPKIFHLIFK
- the ybeY gene encoding rRNA maturation RNase YbeY, translating into MYVELVDETGKLPAEIMKQTEELLAFAAQKLQLKEATEMAVTFVDNARSHELNLEYRQTDRPTDVISLEYKPDDSEFFFDEEMEVPEELLAEMDPFIGELFISIDKAAEQAADYGHSIEREYGWLAVHGFLHINGYDHYTPEEEAEMFGLQEEILTAYGLTR
- a CDS encoding NUDIX hydrolase codes for the protein MAEGYVMGLREKIGHVPMVIACASVIIYDEQRGILLQKRADNGTWCYHGGSVEPNERVEEAAKRELFEEVGLTADKMTLYTVASGPDQHFFYPNGDEVHIVDTVFICKDFSGEMVLEQAEVVDCRWFAFDELPDEISQATRGPILHFAQEMLAKKC
- a CDS encoding VOC family protein, which encodes MLDHLDVRVRDLSRSIEFYKEILAPLEIALRSQDAFGAIFGDEKNYIWLGEGKVKRIHFAFMANSRAQVEEFWQVGVELGARLHSAPAQQEANYYACYLFDPDGHLIEAVCHEKGDENG
- a CDS encoding PhoH family protein, whose protein sequence is MEIIYLNKSSLEFKLENPEDASLIFGVQDKYLKLIETQLGVEVNYRGEMVQIFAEDEATAQKARKALQALQVLVGRGVPVHTSDVIIAIKMVLNDDIENFTALYEIELTKDALGKPIRLKNLVQKTYVDSVKHHDIVFGIGPAGTGKTFLAVVMAVQALRNGVVKRIILTRPAVEAGESLGFLPGDLQEKVDPYLRPVYDALFQILGKTATERMMERGIIEIAPLAYMRGRTLDDAFVILDEAQNTTTMQMKMFLTRLGFNSKMIVNGDISQIDLPNKVKSGLVDAREKLSPLKSIDFVYFTAKDVVRHPVVAEIIKAYEAKAENA
- the rpmA gene encoding 50S ribosomal protein L27, encoding MLELNLQLFAHKKGGGSTSNGRDSQAKRLGAKASDGELVSGGSILFRQRGTHIHPGTNVGRGGDDTLFAKIEGTVKFEMKRGKKHVSVYPVVAK
- a CDS encoding ribosomal-processing cysteine protease Prp, whose translation is MIEACIRTKRDKIVSYEISGHAESGEYGHDVVCAAVSVLSITTANNIYDMASIKPVTQMEDGYLYVEIPLSTPEKQGVLAQVLLEAFANAMKAVEKNYGQYITLKFENGGQ